A window of the Vicinamibacteria bacterium genome harbors these coding sequences:
- the hemB gene encoding porphobilinogen synthase — MSYPIHRPRRLRRNETLRRLVRETRLSPDNLVAPLFVCGGEGVRREIAAMPGCYQMSVDRLLEECRELASLGVPGVILFGLPEKKDAEGSGASAEDGPVPRALRALRRELKELSLWADVCLCEYTDHGHCGPLAPGPDGRLDVDNDRTLPLLAKAALAYAAAGADVVAPSDMMDGRVGALRGALDQAGRADVVIVSYAAKYASGFYGPFREAAGSAPAFGDRRGYQMDPANTDEAMREVAADLAEGADIVMVKPALAYLDVVYRVKERFQVPLAAYNVSGEYAMIKAAARNGWLDETRVAMEALISIRRAGADIILTYFAKEAARLLA, encoded by the coding sequence CCCTCTTCGTGTGCGGGGGGGAGGGCGTGCGCCGGGAGATCGCGGCCATGCCCGGCTGCTACCAGATGAGCGTGGACCGGCTCCTCGAGGAGTGCCGGGAACTGGCCTCCCTCGGGGTTCCGGGGGTGATCCTCTTCGGACTGCCCGAGAAGAAGGACGCCGAGGGCAGCGGTGCCTCGGCCGAGGACGGGCCGGTGCCCCGCGCCCTGAGGGCCCTCCGGCGCGAGCTGAAGGAACTCTCGCTCTGGGCGGACGTGTGCCTCTGCGAGTACACAGACCATGGCCACTGCGGGCCCCTCGCCCCCGGGCCGGACGGGCGGCTGGACGTGGACAACGACCGCACCCTCCCCCTCCTGGCCAAGGCGGCCCTGGCCTATGCGGCGGCGGGGGCGGACGTGGTCGCGCCTTCGGACATGATGGACGGACGGGTGGGCGCCCTCCGGGGCGCCCTGGATCAGGCCGGCCGCGCGGACGTGGTGATCGTCTCCTACGCCGCGAAGTACGCCTCCGGCTTCTACGGGCCCTTCCGGGAGGCGGCCGGCTCCGCCCCCGCCTTCGGCGACCGCCGCGGCTACCAGATGGACCCCGCCAACACGGACGAGGCGATGCGGGAGGTGGCGGCCGATCTCGCGGAGGGGGCGGACATCGTCATGGTGAAGCCCGCTCTCGCCTACCTGGACGTGGTCTACCGCGTGAAGGAGCGCTTCCAGGTTCCCCTCGCCGCCTACAACGTCTCCGGCGAGTACGCCATGATCAAGGCGGCGGCGCGGAACGGCTGGTTGGACGAAACCCGGGTCGCGATGGAGGCGCTCATCTCCATCCGCCGGGCGGGGGCGGACATCATCCTGACCTATTTTGCCAAGGAGGCGGCGCGGCTCCTCGCCTGA